The genomic window ttggaggtttttgtatttctatatttctagGTTTTCACTAGACAAAttataagaatgaatgaaaaggtattaagtgcttactatgtgccaaatactgtgccaTGAAGATATCAGTCTTAGTAAGTTTATAATGAAGACGTTAGTTAGTGTAGAGAAAGATATTCTACGGAGGTTTCtaagttttgtttgtttcctaACAGCAAATTCATGAAGATCGTTGCTGAGAAGAAAGAAGTCTGCCAAGCGGACTGAGCCATCTTGTGGGTTGGATGTCAGAAGCCAATCTTTCTGTCAATAAAATGTCGACAACATGTTCCCTCTCAGAAGAACTCATGGCCTTGCTCCCCCAGACCAAAGAGGGCTTCAAGTTAGACTTCAGTGAGAAGGTTGAAAAAAGTGTCATGGTATTACTTAATCAAGCTAGAGAGCTTTTCTatgaagggaaaaagaatgaaTGTCTACAGACAAGTGAAATAATAAGAGATTACTCCTGGGAAAAACTTAATACTGGAACTTGGAGGGATGTGGACAAAGAATGGAGAAGAGTTTATTCTTATGGGTGTCTTTTGAAAGCTCTTTGTATGTGCTTTCAAACTGATGACGTAGCAGAAGCAATTAGAGTCTGTGACATGGGTCTGTTGATGGGAGCATCCATACTAGAGGACATTCTGGTTAAAGTCATCAGTGTCCTTCAGAAGCATCTTCAACATGGGAAAAGACCTTCTGAAACCAGGATTGAGGAACTGAGCAAAAAGGTATTTATCTGAGAGATTGTTCCTGAATTACATGTAGTAGGTACTAACGGAATGGTTCCTATAAAAGCAGAATCCCAGATTCCTTCCAGCCTGAATGGCTATGGCCCACTGACTGGAGCTGTCCATGGTTGATGAACTACAGGATATGTCGTTTTGAGGCAGACATTGATTTTGCAAATGGAACATTTCAGCCCATTTTCTTGGCTTATTTGCAATTTCTACAGCAGCAATtttccattacttttttttttttatgtagcatttatagtctcaaagaaaaacaccTCAGTCACACTGTAGGAGTGAGTTGCAGCTGCTCTTAGTTCATTTTATACACCTCTTTACTGGTCAGCTAGCTGAATTATCACTCACTTTTCTTGTTATTTCTGCTTCTATTTTGTTTCCTGTTGTTGAGTTTGTAATGAAAATTGCCACAAACTAACTTTTTCTGACTCATGGATACTATCATTTGAGTACATGGGATTTTTTGAGATGCTTATATTATTGCCCCAGACATATGTTACCTTAATTAGCATCGGTATCTTAAATATGTTTCCCAAAGAATTACCTCAAGGCAGGGTTTATGGGTTGATTTAAATCTGAGTTGTTTAACAGTATCAGAATCTACCAGCTTAAGTTATTTTCCTAGCCCTCCACTAAAACTGTCGTAGGTATTATACCCATACCTGATGATGCTACTGCCTGATGGGTCTCAGTTTGGAGACTACATAGCTTACTAAGAAATCGTTCTTATATCTAGTGGTAGAAATGGGACGTGAAGGATAGATAAGATCTGAGAGGTCGCAGAATAAtgaaaactagcatttatataacaacagcaacaacgcTGGGAGGTCGGTGCCATTATTACCaccatttaacaaatgaagagGCTGGGgcaggcagagaggttaagtaacttgttcaaggtcactctagtaagtgtctgaaggatttgtacacaagtcttcctgactccagaactggtactctatccactgaatcagcTGGTTGCTCAGCAGAAAGagaaaacctaggtttgaattctgactgctGTTTACCTTTGCGACTTTAGGCATGttaacttctctggatctcatactgtgtttgtaaaatgagggagtcttAAAGATCCCTTCCTAAATTCTAAGTCTTCTCAGAAGGCAGAAAGGACATAAGAAGGTATTCTAAACAGGAGCATAAGCAGAGCTAGAGCCTGACACATGAAGAGGCTAAGCTGATCCAAATGAAAGATATGTATCATAGGGGAAAATGCATCCTTTTTAATGAACTTTTGACTCTGAATATTGTTTAGGGCTCTGATCTTGAGAAAAGATATAAGACATCTGAAATATGTATATCTTGGGAAGTTTATACGTTTGTATAGTAGTTTTCCTcagaaatttccttttcttcatctccatTGCTGTGGAATGGGTACTTTCATAAGTTTGTGTAAAACTATGTGAAAATACAGTTTGTTGTGACTCAAATTCTGTCTTTACATACAGAAAACCAAGAGTGACCATACATTGGCTCCAGCTATAAAATTAGGAACTGCTGTTCCAATACTGCAATGTCCTTCACTTGAGTTTTTTAGGAAAAATTACTTGGTTCCACAAAAACCTGTTATTTTGGAGGGGATTGCTAACCACTGGCCATgcatgaagaaatggaggtaagTAGCAAAAGTAAATAAGCTGatgtaattttccccattttgtgcCTTCCAGGCAAGTTGATGAATCCTTGGTTTATATATCCAAACCCTAAAAGTCTCAATAAACGAAGAATTTAtgtttttgattaaaaaaacattCGGTTTTCTTATTCTGTAACATAGGCTGCAAGAGTATTAAAAGTTTTTCCCCCTTCCCATAGAAATATTTCTTGTAGACATTTACATTTTAGATCTCCTTTATACTgattcaaacatttattaccaCTTCACTACTCTGGgcctgtttccccatctataaaacagagatactAGTACTTGCACAGAACTGttatgagaaaaatgttttgtcaaCCTTAAAAACAGTATAGAAacatgagttattattatcatcattatcttgAGTGGCTTTATGGTACAACAGAAAGAATTATTATCACCATAGAATGTCTCGCAATGGACTGAGTCTACATTCTGAGGACTAGTTTACCCAAGTACAGAGAGGTTTCTTACCTGTAAACCAGGTACTTAGTGATAAATTCTTTGGCTATGGAAACCCATGGAATGAAGAAAGACACAAAATGGTCTTTTTCTGCAATGACAGTGGCAGAGTAGCAGGGAAAGAGGCAGAGCCTGGTAATAATCGTTTTTTAGACCATCTATAAGTATTAATTAGATATGCTAAATGTGAGGTCCTTGTCCGGTGACCAAACAGTGCTCATGCTGCTGGAGGACCCAAATCATCAAAATTTTTATATTCTCCCgataaatgaaatcagaaggaACAAATAAGTTGCAACTAAATAAAAAAAGGCTTGTAGGTATCCTTTGGAGGGGCAATAAAAGGGGTTGCTAGTGTTGGTTTTATCTTATGCCCAAGGGCAGCAGGAAATGTTTTTTCTTGGGATATTGCAGTACTCATGATAAGTATTTGCAAAGAAACTACCATAAAAATAGTTATTCCTTACATACAGACATTATTACAGGGAATAGAAGTAGAAAAAGTATGTGAAAAACTCTGTAAAGATTTCCAAATTACATCGATATGTACTTACTTGACCACTAAAGTTATTGCTTCAACACAAAGATTAGAAAAATCGAGGTGAAAAATGTGGTTCAGAAAGGAGTGAGAGAAGCCAGAGACTTATAGACTACACAGAAACTTCATGACTTTATATCATGAACACTTCAAGAAATAAATTTGTAGGTGCTGGACACAGCATCAAATATcgtcacaaaaatgaaattcattttattttaacagGCAGGAAAAGATTATTAATGTAtgttattttccttccctttctggtGGGCTATCTTCCCCCCTTCCTAGCTGCCACTCACCCTGGAGACCTATACAGTCCTTGAGAATCATAATACTGCCCTGTGATTTGGACTtcctttggaagagaaatgaactTGGCATTGCTGTATGTTTTGGGAGCTTTCCAAAAAGGGAACTTTGCATTAGGGGCTGCTAGTGTCCCCTTCCCGTACACTGAGTCTTCCATTCCACTTAGGGACAAATACAGTCTTCCACATCTACAAAGGACAACACTCTGTTCCCATTGGGGCTTTCCAGTCTGAATAACTAGCTGATCATTATCTCCTCTGACTAATAGAAGAGAGAGTGGTTTACTTCTCCCACATCCTAGCTTAATCCATTACTGCTCCCCTAGATCCAGAACTATGTACTTGCCCCTTTTCTTTCTGGAAGGCTAAATCTAGGGACTCTTGGTATGCAGGTTTTCTTATTCCTCCACTGTCAACATGTAGTTCCATTCTCATAATAGTTGGAGACAGAGGTCCCAGTTTGCTCTTCCAAATCATGGATCTGCATTTTGTAGCTTCCCTACCTTTGGTGCAAAATGTTTGGTCCTCTTCTAAGAGAATGAGGCGGTGAGATGTCTTAGTtcatagagcactgaacttggagttaggaagcactgagtttgaatcctgccttacacatttactggctgtgtgatccagAGCAAGTCATAAATcctttctcttggcctcagtttcctcagctctaaaatggagatgatagcacctaccttcccattctctcacttatcttcagtctttccctgtGTTTTGGCTGTTTCTTTATTGCCTACAGACATGTCCATGTTTTCTCCATACcagaaaacatttaattaattCATCCATCTGTATTAGCTATCATCccctatttctcttcccttttatggCTGAATTTCCTTGAGAAGGCCAACTACAATAGGTTCTTCCACTTACTTTAACTGTTTATAGTGTGGATTCTGTTCTCATCAGTAAACCAAAACTGCTCTGCAAAGTTactagtgatctcttaattgccaaatttaatggGTCATTttcaatcttcattcttcttgacctctctgcagtctttgacactattaacctcttctctttgatactttttcctctaggttttcatgacactactaactcctggttctcctacctatctgactgttcgctttcagtttcctttgctggaacttcatccaggtcatacctCCTAATTATGGATGTCCCACAGGGCTCTATCCTGGGACCTGTCCTCCTGTACTATTTCACTAGGTGatcccatcagctcccatggattcaatgattaTTTCTGTGTTGATGATTTTCATATCTACTTATCCAACCCTGACTTCTCTTCTAACCTCCAGTCTCCTATCTCCAGATGCCTTTTGGATATCTTAGAGAACTGTACGTTTTGTAAATAGCTTAAactgaacatgtccaaaattgaactcattatcacgctctttatccctcccttcttcctgacttcccttaTTGTGGAGGCTGCCACCATCCCCTCAGTCACCTAGGCTTCATCCTAGGTGTCatccccaccaccatcaccccaGATCAGTCTACTGTCCAGgcttgttgattttaccttcatgATATAGAACAGT from Notamacropus eugenii isolate mMacEug1 chromosome 1, mMacEug1.pri_v2, whole genome shotgun sequence includes these protein-coding regions:
- the KDM8 gene encoding bifunctional peptidase and arginyl-hydroxylase JMJD5 isoform X1, coding for MSEANLSVNKMSTTCSLSEELMALLPQTKEGFKLDFSEKVEKSVMVLLNQARELFYEGKKNECLQTSEIIRDYSWEKLNTGTWRDVDKEWRRVYSYGCLLKALCMCFQTDDVAEAIRVCDMGLLMGASILEDILVKVISVLQKHLQHGKRPSETRIEELSKKKTKSDHTLAPAIKLGTAVPILQCPSLEFFRKNYLVPQKPVILEGIANHWPCMKKWSVDYIQEIAGCRTVPVEVGSKYTDEEWSQSLMTVNEFISKYIMNKQDDIGYLAQHQLFDQIPELKQDICIPDYCCLGNGEEEDITINAWFGPAGTISPLHQDPQQNFLAQVLGRKYIQLYSPEESESLYPHETQLLHNTSQVDVENPNLIKFPKFTKASYQSCILNPGQILFIPVKYWHYVRALDISFSVSFWWS
- the KDM8 gene encoding bifunctional peptidase and arginyl-hydroxylase JMJD5 isoform X2 — translated: MSEANLSVNKMSTTCSLSEELMALLPQTKEGFKLDFSEKVEKSVMVLLNQARELFYEGKKNECLQTSEIIRDYSWEKLNTGTWRDVDKEWRRVYSYGCLLKALCMCFQTDDVAEAIRVCDMGLLMGASILEDILVKVISVLQKHLQHGKRPSETRIEELSKKKTKSDHTLAPAIKLGTAVPILQCPSLEFFRKNYLVPQKPVILEGIANHWPCMKKWSVDYIQEIAGCRTVPVEVGSKYTDEEWSQSLMTVNEFISKYIMNKDDIGYLAQHQLFDQIPELKQDICIPDYCCLGNGEEEDITINAWFGPAGTISPLHQDPQQNFLAQVLGRKYIQLYSPEESESLYPHETQLLHNTSQVDVENPNLIKFPKFTKASYQSCILNPGQILFIPVKYWHYVRALDISFSVSFWWS